A single window of Podarcis raffonei isolate rPodRaf1 chromosome 9, rPodRaf1.pri, whole genome shotgun sequence DNA harbors:
- the COMMD8 gene encoding COMM domain-containing protein 8 isoform X2, producing MKLTEKLPVEERLKFFHKVIDGICGRAYPRYQDYNTIWNLTEWMEVLEQTSAYFKSTVAKDRSDEEALQPLDELSSDSQKAVVTCLKGRKHDIRHALIERTNGICSARLLDFDWQLKLALSSDKLSMLQMPLLNLDLDLTENGNLKPYSIEMNKEELQNLISSLEAANKVVLQLK from the exons ATGAAGCTGACGGAAAAGTTGCCGGTCGAAGAAAGGCTGAAG TTTTTTCACAAAGTAATTGATGGGATTTGTGGCCGTGCATATCCTCGATATCAAGACTATAACACTATTTGGAATTTGACAGAATGGATGGAGGTTCTAGAACAAACCTCAGCATATTTCAAAAGTACCGTTGCCAAAGATCGCTCAGATGAAGAG gcTCTTCAGCCATTGGACGAACTGAGTTCTGACTCTCAAAAAGCTGTGGTGACTTGCTTGAAAGGCAGAAAACATGACATCAGGCATGCCCTGATTGAAAGAACAAATGGCATCTGTTCGGCACGCCTCCTGGATTTTGACTGGCAGCTGAAG CTTGCCCTCTCTAGTGATAAACTATCCATGCTGCAAATGCCGCTTCTAAACCTTGATCTGGATTTGACAGAGAATGGTAACCTCAAGCCGTACTCCATAGAAATGAATAAGGAAGAGCTACAGAACCTAATAAGTTCACTGGAAGCAGCCAATAAG GTTGTTCTGCAGCTGAAATGA
- the COMMD8 gene encoding COMM domain-containing protein 8 isoform X1, with protein sequence MHLKRLKDSVFITQTWAQKQQFFHKVIDGICGRAYPRYQDYNTIWNLTEWMEVLEQTSAYFKSTVAKDRSDEEALQPLDELSSDSQKAVVTCLKGRKHDIRHALIERTNGICSARLLDFDWQLKLALSSDKLSMLQMPLLNLDLDLTENGNLKPYSIEMNKEELQNLISSLEAANKVVLQLK encoded by the exons ATGCATCTGAAAAGGCTCAAAGATAGTGTGTTCATAACACAGACATGGGCACAGAAACAGCAG TTTTTTCACAAAGTAATTGATGGGATTTGTGGCCGTGCATATCCTCGATATCAAGACTATAACACTATTTGGAATTTGACAGAATGGATGGAGGTTCTAGAACAAACCTCAGCATATTTCAAAAGTACCGTTGCCAAAGATCGCTCAGATGAAGAG gcTCTTCAGCCATTGGACGAACTGAGTTCTGACTCTCAAAAAGCTGTGGTGACTTGCTTGAAAGGCAGAAAACATGACATCAGGCATGCCCTGATTGAAAGAACAAATGGCATCTGTTCGGCACGCCTCCTGGATTTTGACTGGCAGCTGAAG CTTGCCCTCTCTAGTGATAAACTATCCATGCTGCAAATGCCGCTTCTAAACCTTGATCTGGATTTGACAGAGAATGGTAACCTCAAGCCGTACTCCATAGAAATGAATAAGGAAGAGCTACAGAACCTAATAAGTTCACTGGAAGCAGCCAATAAG GTTGTTCTGCAGCTGAAATGA